The proteins below come from a single Zea mays cultivar B73 chromosome 8, Zm-B73-REFERENCE-NAM-5.0, whole genome shotgun sequence genomic window:
- the LOC100281954 gene encoding Small ubiquitin-related modifier 1 has product MSGAGEEDKKPAEGGAHINLKVKGQDGNEVFFRIKRSTQLKKLMNAYCDRQSVDMNAIAFLFDGRRLRGEQTPDELEMEDGDEIDAMLHQTGGSVPSTT; this is encoded by the exons ATGTCTGGAGCCGGCGAGGAGGACAAGAAGCCCGCGGAGGGCGGCGCCCACATCAACCTTAAGGTCAAGGGACAG GATGGCAATGAGGTGTTCTTTCGCATAAAGAGGTCCACCCAGCTGAAGAAGCTGATGAACGCTTATTGTGACCGCCAGTCTGTGGACATGAATGCCATTGCGTTCCTGTTTGATGGCCGCAGGCTTCGCGGCGAGCAGACCCCTGATGAG CTGGAGATGGAGGACGGCGACGAGATCGACGCCATGCTTCACCAGACCGGAGGCAGCGTTCCTAGCACCACCTAA
- the LOC100281954 gene encoding small ubiquitin-related modifier 1 isoform X1, with the protein MSGAGEEDKKPAEGGAHINLKVKGQVSTPAVSLFLIFFFLVISPVVPLPHHLPRSEDGNEVFFRIKRSTQLKKLMNAYCDRQSVDMNAIAFLFDGRRLRGEQTPDELEMEDGDEIDAMLHQTGGSVPSTT; encoded by the exons ATGTCTGGAGCCGGCGAGGAGGACAAGAAGCCCGCGGAGGGCGGCGCCCACATCAACCTTAAGGTCAAGGGACAGGTCAGCACGCCAGCGGTTTCTCTcttcctcattttcttctttCTTGTCATCTCGCCGGTGGTCCCCCTTCCTCACCATCTTCCCCGTAGCGAG GATGGCAATGAGGTGTTCTTTCGCATAAAGAGGTCCACCCAGCTGAAGAAGCTGATGAACGCTTATTGTGACCGCCAGTCTGTGGACATGAATGCCATTGCGTTCCTGTTTGATGGCCGCAGGCTTCGCGGCGAGCAGACCCCTGATGAG CTGGAGATGGAGGACGGCGACGAGATCGACGCCATGCTTCACCAGACCGGAGGCAGCGTTCCTAGCACCACCTAA